The Athene noctua chromosome 11, bAthNoc1.hap1.1, whole genome shotgun sequence genome has a segment encoding these proteins:
- the SPRY3 gene encoding protein sprouty homolog 3: MQLSSSVAELSCDETMDPPAEDFQQVLSIDQIRSIRASNNYVERPAVCFQQARSNPSLSQPPHKQEWSQDRLVSSTFQDLHRSHSQQHQMPPLQQHMSHSSTASSVSQSTTASDQRLLSSLTPSHSGHSLIRTQPRAVELKPEESPLKGVAEKPTLHTGHLFICEECGRCKCARCTAARSLPSCWLCNQRCLCSPESLLDYGTCLCCVKGLFYHCSTDDEDTCADDPCSCGPGSCCARWAAMSFLSLLMPCLCCYFPTLGCLKLCQRGYDGLKRPGCRCQSHTNTVCRKISSSSGTPFPKTLDKPV; encoded by the coding sequence ATGCAGCTCTCTTCCAGTGTGGCTGAACTCAGTTGTGACGAGACGATGGACCCACCCGCTGAGGACTTCCAGCAGGTCCTGTCCATTGACCAAATCCGCTCCATCCGTGCCAGCAACAACTACGTGGAGAGACCGGCTGTCTGCTTCCAACAAGCCCGCTCCAACCCATCCCTGTCCCAGCCACCACACAAGCAAGAGTGGTCCCAGGACCGTCTGGTGTCTTCCACCTTCCAGGACCTGCACCGCAGCCACAGCCAACAGCACCAGATGCCACCTCTGCAGCAACACATGAGCCATTCCAGCACAGCCAGCTCCGTCTCCCAAAGCACCACTGCCTCCGACCAGCGCCTCCTGAGCAGCCTCACGCCCTCCCACTCTGGGCACTCCCTCATCCGGACGCAGCCCCGGGCTGTCGAGCTGAAACCAGAGGAGTCCCCGTTGAAGGGGGTGGCGGAGAAGCCCACCCTCCACACTGGCCACCTCTTCATCTGTGAGGAGTGCGGGCGATGCAAGTGTGCCCGCTGCACGGCGGCCCGCAGCCTGCCCTCCTGCTGGCTCTGCAACCAGCGCTGCCTCTGCTCCCCTGAGAGCCTCCTCGACTACGGGACTTGCCTCTGCTGTGTCAAGGGGCTCTTCTACCACTGCTCCACCGATGATGAGGACACCTGCGCTGACGACCCCTGCTCCTGTGGGCCGGGGTCCTGCTGTGCCCGCTGGGCTGCCATGAGCTTCCTCTCTCTTCTCATGCCCTGCCTCTGCTGCTACTTTCCTACCCTGGGGTGCCTCAAACTTTGCCAGCGGGGTTATGATGGCTTGAAACGACCTGGCTGCCGCTGCCAGAGCCACACCAATACAGTCTGCAGAAAGATCTCCTCCTCCAGTGGCACGCCTTTCCCCAAGACGCTAGATAAGCCGGTATGA